In Methanoregula sp., the sequence CATTTTCCCATTGCTTGTCTATTCTCTGAGGATGATATGAGGATGACCCCTCATCTCCCCCTCCAATGGTATCGATTGAAAGACAGGAGTACTGGCATGTGTTCACGATTCCTTCGTCCTCTTCTCGGGATCGGTAAGCCCGGAACCTGATCGTCCCGACCGTCAAAAATTATTTCTCTTGCTACAGCAATTGTTTAAAAAAATTCTCCCATATCATTACCCGCAGGTTGAAAATACCTGAATAACTCTCATTTTATGGTGATGCCGGCCATGATCTCAAAAAAATCTCGTTCCATCTCAATTATCCTGATCCTTCTGATTCTCGTCATCACTTCCCTGATGGTCTATTCCATTGCTGCAGAGACGCAGAAAACGCTGAAAGGTGCGGTCCAGGAGAAACTGATCGCTGTAGCCGGGGCCACCGCATCCCAGATTGACGGGGATGCATTCGCACGGATTGAGAATGGTGAAGAAAAAACACCGGATTTTATCCGGATCCAGGATCAGCTCTGGCGGGTAAAACAGGGAACGCCGGATATCCGTTTCATATACACCATGCGGAAAACCGGGGATGCGGTTGAGTTTGTGGTCGATGGGGATTACGGGCATACTACTGATGCTGCAAAGATCGGGCAGCCATATCCTGAGGCTGAACCGGAACTCATCGCCGGGTTCACAACCCACTCCGTGGATGAAGAGTTCACAACCGACCTGTGGGGAACGGTGCTCTCGGGTTTTTCACCAATCAGGGACAGTACGGGAAACGTGGTGGGCATTGTCGGGGTCGATATGGACAGCACGGTTGTCTCGGCAGAGCTGAACCGGCTGGTCCTGATAATCTATAGTATCGGGATACTTGCCATGATCGCAGCAGTCATCGGCATTATCATGATCGAACGGCGTCGGGAAATGAATGAGCAGAAGATTGAAGAGAGTGAGAGAAAATACCGTCTTCTTTTCGAACGGGCGGGCGATGCAATTTTCCTTCTGGAGGCAGAAGGGGAGAACCGGGGAAGAATTATTACGGCAAACAAAGCCGCTGCCGATATGCACGGGTATTCAGTTGACGAACTGCAACACCTTACCATCACGGATCTGGACGCGCCTGCATCGAAAGCCGGCGTACCTGACAGGTTTGACCGGATACTGAACGGAAAATGGCTGCACGGTGAACTTATTCATTGCAAAAAAGACGGCTCTGAGTTCCCGGTTGAAATCTCCGCAGGCCTGTTCGATCTCGGGATGAAAAAATATATCCTGGCAATTGACCGGGATATATCCGAACGAAAACAGACAGAAAAGGCATTGC encodes:
- a CDS encoding PAS domain S-box protein — encoded protein: MISKKSRSISIILILLILVITSLMVYSIAAETQKTLKGAVQEKLIAVAGATASQIDGDAFARIENGEEKTPDFIRIQDQLWRVKQGTPDIRFIYTMRKTGDAVEFVVDGDYGHTTDAAKIGQPYPEAEPELIAGFTTHSVDEEFTTDLWGTVLSGFSPIRDSTGNVVGIVGVDMDSTVVSAELNRLVLIIYSIGILAMIAAVIGIIMIERRREMNEQKIEESERKYRLLFERAGDAIFLLEAEGENRGRIITANKAAADMHGYSVDELQHLTITDLDAPASKAGVPDRFDRILNGKWLHGELIHCKKDGSEFPVEISAGLFDLGMKKYILAIDRDISERKQTEKALHQATKKINLLNSVTFNDIQNAIFSLKGYLELAKSAAGDEKMKGYLDKEEESVQRITRSLNFAGCYKDLGIKPPMWQSVNQTFVFAISHRDFSSISRNIQIGGLEIYADYLLERVFLALVDNVLRHAKTATEVAMHYHETPGGLTLVFEDNGTGIPDNRKEAIFERGSGSYKGMELFLVQEILSITGITIKETGQYGKGARFEILVPKGAYRFAATT